TTTCCGAGTCCGCTTCCAAATAGGATTTGTGTTCGGTCAAACAATGAGGCCCCGCCATCATCAATACCCTTTAGGCGGTCGATGAAATTGGACACACAAGTCATGTGCATCTGCTCGATCTTGATCAACTCTTCTAAGACGTTCGGATCTTTACCGTGGTGAGACTGACCGTGATAACCAGACAGCTGTTCGCCATTGAGAATGATGGGGAGTCCACCTGCGGGTAATTCAAAAGACACCACTCGAGTCGAGTCATGTTGAAGTGCCAATGCTGCCAGTTCGAACATGAGTTGCAGGTTCTCGTGGAAAGTCGTTGGGCGTTCGGTCAGTGGTGGAACACCAGGCTTCGGTGTATTCACCCATTGCTGTTGGCGCTTGATGCGTTTTTCAACATCGCGAATCGATGTGAAATAGGAATCGACCTTTTCGCGGTCCTCGTAGCCGATTTCCTTTTGAAGCGACTTGGCGTCTTGAGCAACGATGTCGAGGACGCTGCGTTTTAGGTCCATCGCCTTGCTCGCTTCCTTCGGATTGAGGTCGCTCACAAAGAGTCTTTCGAAAACTTTGGTGGGATCCGCTTCTGGCAAAAGGGGAACGCCGTTTTGGTCCCAGGAAAGGGTTTGAGTGGGTTTACCTTCGGATGCTCCTAATTGCAGTGAATGAAAGCGGCTATCCTTACTTAGATGCTTCGCGGCCAATTGATCGAGCGTGATCGTGTTGCGAACCATGACTGACTCGCCAATGTATTCCGGTTGATAGACCCCAGACAGGAAAGAAGGCGTTCCTTTGTGGCCACCCTGAATGCCATGGTCGACTCCCGAAACGACGCTGAAGTCGCTCCGGTGCTTCATCATGGGTTCGAGTAGCTTCGGAACACGGTTGCCGTCTTTGGTCGGATGCCACTCACCTGGATACATGCCCAGGAAAGTGCCCACAGTGACCAGGCGTTTTCTAGGTTCTGCAATCGACTTGGCCGCTGCCAAAGGCATGGGCAGTGAATTCAGAAATGGAAGTGCCATCAAGCCTCCCGCATTGCGCAGGAACTGACGTCTATTGAAGTAGAGTAGATTTCTCATTAGAGATCCTTGAAAATATTCTAACAGGCTTTACCTTACCATTACCTTATCGGATATGAAAACATATTCCAAACTAGGTAAAAAAGGGTCGTTTCACTCGGAATTTACCCGAATTTCTGCAATTGCGGGCTAGACCTTATTCACACTTCGAGGGACGTTCTTGCCCTACCTATTGAGATTTGTGCTCGGATTCGTACAATTGCGGCTAGACCTTTCGAACTTCAAACCGCTAGATTGAATGAGTCGATGAACCCTAAGTCTATTTTCCTCATTCCCTTTTTGTTATTCTTCCTTACGGCTTCGGTCTGCGGAAACCAACTTCCTGAGCTGGACCGTTGCGGCGGTTTCAAAGATATCCAGCTCAAGGCGACCGGATTCTTCCGCGTCGATAAGGTGAAGGGTCGTCACTGCTTCGTAACCCCGGACGGTCATCCCTATATTGCGCTAGGTGCCAACCACATCGGAAAGTTTCTACAGGACGATTCGCAAAATAGCGAACTCCTGGCGCGCTTTAAAGGAGACGAGGAAAAGGCCGCCGAATTTCTCTTTCAGGCGGTACGAGACCTGGCTCTGAACGCGGGTGAAGCCTATGCGCCTATCGATCCTCGCTTAGCCAAGCGCATGCCCTATGTTTTGAACGTGACTTTCCCGGCGAAGGGCAAGGTGCAGTTTGATATTTTCGATCCCAAGGTGAAGCGCGCGTTTTGGGACAGTGTGGTTGAGCAGGTTCGGCCGGTTAAGGATGATCCTTTTCTATTGGGAATCGCCTGCCCGGATTTGCCCCTGTGGGATGCAAAGCGAGCCGACTATTATGAGAACTTACCCGAGGGATCTCCGGGACGATTGATTTTCGATCGGTATTTCCCAAACCGTCAAAAAGAGCTGGCCAAGAACCGGCCCAAATCCAGGAACCAAAAAACAGAAGAACAATTTCTGGGGCTCGTAGCCGACACCCTTTATCGAATCGTCAGTGGTGCAGTTGACCATGCAGCTCCCAATCACCTGTTTTTCGGCGAACGCTTTCAACTGCGTAGCAATTTGTCTGACCCGGTCGTTGCGGCCGTTGGAAAATATGTGGATGTGTTTTGCACGCAAGCCCTGATCCGATCACCCCAACGTCCTCCCGAATGGCAGCTCTTTCAAGCGGATGCCTGGAAACATGAATACAAGGTAACAGGTCGCCCCATTATGATCATCGATTGGGCTGCACCGTTCAGTCTCGATCATCCTTACGAAGTGGACATAGCGATGATCAAATCCGAGGCGGAAGCAACCGAGGAAACGAATCAGTTCCTCATCGATTCGTTTGACCAGCCTTACATTATAGGCAATTTCAAATGCCAGCTCATCGGCAGTCACGGAAACGACAGCAAGTTTCCTGAAGGACGCATGAAACGGACCTACTTGAAAGATGACGGATCACCCTGGCCGGTCCGGACCGAGGAGACACGTAAAACGCATATTAAGGTTTTGAATACCGTACTGAAGCAGCTGCAAGGGGACTCATGAAATTTCCTCTGAAAGCTCTTCTGCTTCCCCTTCTCTTTGCGGGAGTAGCTGTAGACCAAACGTCCCTAACTCCGTCAAGCCCCATCAACCTTCTCGGTGATCCTTCATTTAAGGATTTTACGACGCAGTTGCATCCTGAACGTTCGCTTTCGACTAAGCGTGAAGAGCTTTGGTCGATTAATCAGGAGGGGATCTTGCATGGAACGGGTAAAGCATGGGGGTTCATTAGAACCAAAACCAAATACCGCGACTACCATCTGGTACTAGAATATAAGTGGGGAGAACATACCTATGGATACGGCGCTGATCGTAGCCGGGGGCACGCCCGTTTTGGCCACTTCTTTAATTGCCGAACGACTTTATGAGGCGTTGGATGAATACGACAAGGTAGGTTATCGGCCCGCCTTTGCGGCTCCTATCTATTCCGGACGCCCAGCGGATGACTACAATCTGTCGGAATCTGCTCCTCCTTTCTTCATGGTGATTGCGCACGACGATAAGGACCGGTCTATCTCCGTGGCCGAACTCTATATCGCTCTAAAGAAAGCCAACATTTCTGCCGAGATGCATATCTACAGCGAAGGCGGACACGGCTACGGCCTACGCCGCACGGATCAGCCGGTGACCACTTGGACCGATCGTATGGAAGACTGGCTGCAGGTAAATGGCTTTTTAGAAAACTAGAAACTCCTATCGGTCATTTTTTTGGTGCCTTCCAGCTGAAGGGGAGTTCCGCGTTCGGGTAGGCCCAGTTATTGAATGGGTTAGGTGAGGGCTTTCCGTGAAACTGAAGATCTACAAAGTCGAACAGCGTGGACCAATCTTCGATGTTTTGAGCATGGCCACCTTCGCGCCAATGAAGGGCGATTTTGTCTTCGGCGTCCATCCATTCGTAGACGACTTCCGTCGCGTGATGGGTGAGCTCAGTGCCATAAGGATTGGCATGATAATCTTGCCGGGCGTGACAGTTTAGAAAAGCTCTGGGAGCTACCAAGACGCGTGAGAAGTGAGAGTCAAAAGGCAGGCGCTCTTCTTTATCGGCGAAGGGAAAATATCCGGGAGCAAACCAACGTTCATTTTTTCCAATGTGACTCTTAATACTCTGAGGGCGTTGGCCTTCTTCAAAATAACGGTAGCTGCCTGTTCCACCTGTGCCTGATGAATTGGGTGCTGTGATGGTGACTCGTTCATCAAAAATACCAGCACACAAGGCAGCTTTGCCACCACGAGAATGTCCCGTGGCAACCACCTTATTCATATCGACCAAGTCAAATTGATCCAGTGCATCGAGTACCACACCGTGGGCCCAGCCCCATACGGCCAGAGCTCGCCAAGTATATTCTGGGTAGAGTGGGTACACACCAGCACTTCGATCGATGCCTCGTGCATCCGTCGCGAGGGCTTCTCTTTCGAATCGGCAAAGCAGGTAGCCTCGTCGGATGGCTTCTTCTCCTGCAAATTCAGTGTTCTCATCCAGCTCCTCATCAAAGGCGACCCGGTCGTTTTTGATGACGGTTGGATAGCGTTTGTTGGCTTTAGGTCTTACGACCACCAGTTTACAACTGGCAGTGAGACCGTTGCGCCGAATCGTGAGTGTGTAAGTCTCTCGCAGTCCTTTCCCATCAAACACCGATTTTGAATCATGCTTCTTTACTTCGATCTTTTGGGGCAGGGGAGGAACGGTTCCGTAAAGGTAGTGTTCAAGCATCGCCCGAATGTACTTCTTTTGTTCTTTCCAGTCTTCGAGTGTCTTCACGCGACTCCCGTCCTCCATGATGAACGGATCCGGCATCTCTGGTTGAACGGGTAAGCCATCAACCTCCATGAAATTATAGGCGACTACCGAAAACGGCAGCACTGCAAGAAACAGTACCCCTGTTATGATGTTCTTACTTTTCGTTTTCATCTTTTCCTACCTGCTTGCTCGACCCATAAAAACACCCAATCCCTGTAATCGCCAGGGTAATTGCCACCACTATATTGATCAGGGACAAAAACTGCCAATGCCAGTATTGCGCTACAGGAACACCGAGTGTGGCCCCCATGTAAATCGCTGTCGTATGCCAGGGCACAAGCGGCTCAATCATCGTGCCTGCATCTTCAAGTGAGCGTGATAACACTTTCTTGGGGATGCCTTTTTCTTTGTAGGTCGATTGGAATGCCTCACCCACGACAAAACTTGCTGCCATTTGATTGGAGGTGATTGAGTTGATCAAAGTCGTGGACGCCAGTGATGAAAGAATGGTGGCTGCTCGAGACTTTGCGAAACTGAACACGCGTTTTACGATGATGGGCATCGCGTCGATTTTATCAATCGAACCTACATAGATGAAAACAATGATGGAGATAACAATCGGTTCGTTGAGTTCGTAAAGTCCACCTCGGTTGAAGAGCGTATTCATATCCTCTGGCACGTTTGTCATCCAAACTGCCATGGAGGTATCGAATCCTTTGTAGAGCGACTGAACCGCATCGGCCATGGTGGTCTGTTGGAGCAGTACCGCCAGGATGCAGGCGACAAAGGACGAGCCTGCTAAGGTCGGCAGAGTCGCTTTCCTTTTGATCGATCCATAGAGGACAATGAACACGGGTAACAGTAGAAGGATGTTAAAGTTAAACATCTCCTTAATGCCTCCCAGGATCACGGCAGTTTGAGCAATGGCTTCCGGGGACGATTCCACCGGGTATACAAACCCCAGCACAAAATAAAGACTGCCAGCCATCAACGCCGAGGGAATCGTCGTAAACATCATCGCGTGAATGTGTTCAAACAACGGCACTTCCACCGCTAGTGCGGCCACGTTCGTTGTATCGGAAAGGGGCGACATCTTATCCCCAAAAAATGCGCCTCCAATAACCGCGCCTGCCGTAATCGCCAAATTGGCATCCACCGTAATAGCTACGCCCATCAAAACCAAACCGACCGTTCCGGCCGATCCCCAGGACGTCCCGGTCATGGTCGAAAAAATCGCAGCCACGACAAATGCGATCACATACAGAAAATCCGGATGGATGATCTTGATGCCATAGTAGACCAACATCGGTATCGTCCCCGCCGCGATCCAACTCCCGATGATCATCCCGATCGAAAAGAGTATGAGGATGGTCGGAAAAGCCCGGGCGAGTTTTTTCACGATCGAATCCTGAATTTCCAACCAGGAGTAGCCGAGATAACCCAGTTGAGAAATGGCTAAGACGGCAGCCGAAAGAAATACGATCTCTAAAGGAAAGGCCTGAAGCCATTGCACCATGGGGCGAATGATCAGACCGTAAACCAGTAAAATAATGAGCCCGGCCACTGGGAACAGAGCTTGTAGAAAAGTAACTGGTTTATGGGCTTCACGGGTCATAGAGTCGTTTGGAGAAGATCGAGTTTGGCGGTCCACTCATCACAGACCTTATTCCATCAATGTGACTGCCGCACCCTCAAATGTGAAGGGCTAAAACCTAAGGTCGCTTTTTGATCCATCTCAGCGTGTCAGGGTATCCCCAAACTCGCGGAAGAACATAAAAAGGATAATGGCACTACCCAGGAAACTACCGAGCCCCAGCTCCATGGCTTGTCCCAGATTAAATTGCGTCCCGAGGTAGACGAGAAGCACGGAGGTAAGCAGGCAAATGCCAAAGGACATCGTTGCCGACAAGCTGACCACGGGTTCCATTCGTTCCCGGAGTTCGCGAGCTTCTTTAAAGTAGTAACGGGAAAACAGGATGAACAAGATCATGGCTACGAAGCCTTGATCGTCGAGGGGTGGTCGGACGAGGAAAGCATCGTACAAACCATGCGCTACGATCGCTATGCCGAAAATGTAGAAAAAGTCATTCAGCGAATAAGCCCGGGTTCCCAAACCTCGGCAGAGGTAAAGACCGCTCATTCCAGTCAATGAAATGTGCAGAAAATTGGCCGTCAGAAAGCGAGGTGCAGCTGCCGTGCCCATAGAGCCACTCAGGTATCCAAAGTTTTCTGAGTAGGCGAAACCCAGTCCGACAAAACTGGCGACCAATAAAAATTCCAAATGATATCCCCGCTTTATCAGAATGAATACCAGCGGTAGAAACATCAGTAGTTTGCACACTTCTTCCCGCAAGCCAACCGTCGCAATGTAATAGACCATCGCATGGACGACTTCTGTCCCTTCGTCGATGGGAAGATGAAGATCCTCCAGCATGACCCAGATCAAGGTGGGAGTGGTGCTCAAAACCCCCAGAACCAGCCCGATGATGCAGAGGACCGGAGTCCATTTATCAAAGCGTGTAACCTGGCATAGCTGCAAAAGAATGATTCCCCAAACCACCATTGCAATGGTTGCCAGGACAAAGCTGCTCGTTTGGGTTCGGTCCACCTGTGCTAGGAACACCGACTTTACCAGTTGAGGCCAATCTTGTTGTCGGGCTGCCAGATCCGCACCTATCCAAGGACTGAATGCATCTGCGTAGAGTGGATTGTCAGCCAGCTCTTTCAGTGTATTCAGATCTCCTACATGATCGCGATTAATTACGGCTTGTTCTCTCGCCCAATGAGCGTCCGGGAATTCTCCCTCCTTGGTAAAATGGGGATAGGCTTTGTTGAATAGATTTTCTCCGCTGGCCATCTGCCCGAGGATCTGGTTGGCAAAGCGGGTAGGTGGTTCTTGGGCGGCCATCATTTCCAACTGTTCGGTTGCACCTTCCAGATCGGTTCCCAGCGATCTCATAAACAGCATCACCAGATCGACTTCTATCTGGGGTAGATAGTCGGTCAGCAGTTTTTCATAGCGAGGCCAATCATTGGATGAAAGCCTTAGCTGAATGAACGGTGTATCAATCAATACATCCTCGGTCGTAGAGTGGCCTGACTTTAGAGCCTTCTCTACTTCCTCAAACACAATGTCTGTAACCTGACTGTTTTGAACGATGATCAAACCCAGGTCCGTGGGGTTCGCAGTCAATCGGCTGCTGATCCTTCCCTGAATGCTCAAGTCGCTACTAGCAGGCACGAATCGGGCGAAGTACGCCAGGACTAGCCCCGTAACAATCGTAGCAGTACCCAGTCTCCAGAGAAACGACCGACTGCGTGACAAGGTGTAGAGTTGATTCCTGAGGTTTTTCACTGTCAGCGAAATTCTGACAATTCTACTTCAAGGTCAAGGAGTGGAATGGTAGTGAGGACTATAAAACTCTGGCTACCTTCGATTTGGTCTTCGTCCAGAGCCTCTGCGTGACGGGCTTCTTACCTGCGTTGCTTCGGTTTTCCCATCCTTAAGCAGAAACTCCACAAGATCGTATAGGTCATTTTCCGGAATGAGCGCACCGTAGGCGGCTGGCATCATGGAGAAATGGGAGGGGATTTGTTCGGAAATAGTGTCTTCGGGAATGCGATGTGTCTGTCCGCTTGGATCAGTCAGGATGACAAAGCCATCCTCAGAGCGGGCGCTGATGCCCGACACATTGTTGCCATCCTGGGTCCGAATGGTGGTGAGCATGAAGGCCGGGTCCACATTGCGGTTGGGATCAAGGATGTCTTCCAGGATTCGCTCCACCCCACGAACCTGAATGCCGTCCAGGTTTGGTCCGAGCTTCCCGTCCTCGCGGTTGATGCTGTGGCAGACGGCGCACTGGCTTTGAAACACCCCCTGGCCGCGGTCGGTGGATCGATCCGCTTGGTGGAAACCTTCCTGTCGCGCAGCGATTAATCCTGGGAGTTCCGTCGATGGATCGGGTAATCGATCCAGAAGTGCCGTAAGTCGTGGGTGGTCCTCTCCGATTTGTTGGCGTATGATGGAGTCGCGTAGGAGTAGGGCTGAGGCTTTACCGGATTCGATGGCCTCCAGCAGGCGTTCGGTTCCCTCTGAAGAGGAACATAGGATTTGGGCCAACGCTGTTTGACGTGAAGCAGGTGCCAGAGAGAGCTGCTCTAAAAGAATGTCGTAGGCCGACTCTGGCTGTAGACTGATCAGTGCCTCGCTCGCTCCCAGATCTCCGTCCTTGGACAAATCGAGTATGAGCCCGGTCAGTTGCTTGAGCTCAAGATGAGTGGTCAGGCCGAGTGCTAGATCGAGGATCGGGCGTTCAACCTCAGAAGGGTTTTGAAGTATGGCTCGAATAGATTTGCGTGCCCAATCGAGTAGGGCGGTCGAAGGGTCGGTTTGGATGCCAAGCACGAGTGCGGCAAGCTGCTTAATGCCCCATTCCTGATCGAATCGTGTGTTGTTCAGCCGTTCAATGAGTTGTTCCAGTTCAGACGCTGACAACTGCCCTGCATTTACATCGAGTGAGGTGTTAAACACTTCATTTTGGGGATCCGTCTCCAGCAATACAAAGCGAGCGGCCTCCGCTGTCTGAGTGGCTGCAGCGATTTCCACTAAATGGAGATCTTCTGCTTTATTACTCGACCAGTTTTCTGAGTGGATGAGTTGTTCCCGTATAGCCATTCGGAGCACATGAATAAGATGGGTATCTTCCTCATCCGTGCGCTTCCATGTGGATAGTAAAGGATCTAAAAAACCTGGATGGGGATGACGCCGCATTCCGTCTGCCGCTGCGCGACGAACAAAGGCGTTCTTTGCCTTGAGTGCTTGTAGCGCAGAGTATTGTTCGATCTCTCCCCACTTCGCCCGTTCGGCCAATAGCTTCATGGCGTGCACTTGGACGATGTGGCTGGTGCTGGTGATGATGGGTTCTGAATAAACAGTATCGAGGAGGCCCTTTTGTTCCAATATCCAAAGCATGTGTGCCTGAGCATTGGGAGAAGCACCGGGATAAGCTGAGATGATATGCGCCTCATGACCCTCTTGCCAGCGATCAATTATCTGGTGATTAGCCAGCACTCTTAACGTTTCGTTATTCTTATTCAGAGTTTGGATAAGCTCTTCAACATTCCTGGTGGTTAGATCTGGAGCCGGGCCGGGAGCTCCCTTGTAAACGACCCGCCAGACTCGACCATGAGTTCTGTCACGTTTGGGGTGATCCAGCGGTACTTCATAATGCCCGATAATGGCGTTATAAAAATCGGCGATGTAGAGCGCTCCGTCTGGGCCCACCGTGATATCTACCGGGCGGAACCAAGGATCATCGCAGGTGATAAAATCGGGTTGGGTGTCCGCTATGAGTGTGGAGCCGTACTGAAGCAGTTTGTCTCGGTGTACTCGTCGGGTGACCGAGTTGCAAAGAAACAGATTATCCCGGTACTCTTCCGGGAAATGATCCGCGGCATAGTAGGCAGGTCCGCTGATAGAGGTAGAGCCATGATCGTGATCAATCATTTCAGGCCCTAGTCCCAGGGGTTCGTTGATGGGGTTTCCCCAGCTGGGGCGGAAGTAGGCCGCTCCTGGTAAGAGTTGGTAAAGGGGGAGCGAGTGGCAGTCGGCACTGAAGACATTGCCCAGGGGGTCGATCGCCAAGCCAAATGGATTTACTTGTCCACGGGTGTAGATCTCAAATTGTGAACCGTCCGGTCGGAATCGGTAGGTGTGACCTGAATACAAATCCGTTTCCCGACCCTGGCTATCGACTACAAAAGTCGTATTTCGAAATCCATGACAGCCGTAGATCCATCCATCGATCCATCGACGAAAGCTACTGGCCATTCCATGGGTGTCGATATTTCCGAAATGGCTGTAGAGGACTGTGTCGGTGTCAGCCACACCATCGCCGTCTGAATCTGTGTGACGGGAAATATCAGGTATGCTGTAAACAATGGCGCTGCTTCCGTCCCCGATGGGGGTTTGTCCGATGGGGATATTTAGTCCTTCAGCGAAACGTTGCACCTGCCCGGGTTTTCCATCCGGACCAATGTTGGATGCAACCGTGACCCAATCGCTTGGAGAATCGTCTCCCAATTGCGGAAGTCTTTCTATCCGTGGATCCAGCCCTTCCGTTTGCGCAGGGAAAGGATACTCAACCGAACTCGTTACCCATAGGCGACCCTGAGCGTCGAAGTTCAGGTTCATGGGCTGACCGATGTGTGGTTCCGACAACACCAGCTGGATTTCAAATCCGGGAGGAAGATGAAATTGCAGTTGTTGGGCTTCCGGGCTTTGTGCCTCGGTAGGTGCAATATGCTGAGGCTGTGCATATAGCGAAACCGAGAGTCCGATGAACCCAAAAAGGATGAGAAGTCGAGTCACTCTGAAAATCAATAATACGGACTGCGGATTGTCTACTCTCATTCCTGATTCAAGCTGCAGCTCACTGGCTTTTCACAAATTATTTCAGATCTTGTGTTTGAATTGTTGATGGCTCCTGGAGACCAATTATATCCGGCGAATGTGCCAGTATAAGTTTTAGAACCAAAGATTTCCTGTTTTCCCACGCGTATGTTCCCTTATCGAGACCATCCCAGCGCACATTAAAGCTCATAGCTTTCAACTCCATTTCAGATGCATGGACACCTGGTTCTTGAGCGGCTGCCAGGGTCAGGACTAATAGGATTCTTAACATCACACTTGTTCAATATTGTGGGTGCAGGATAGACTCATGCACTCAATATACGCAATCGTGGTATTTTATTAAAAAGTCTTAGCATTGTTTCTTTTTACCGGAATTTCTCCTGTGAGTAATTCTTAGACCATTTTATTGCTTTTTGGGGTATATGCTAGGCAAACCGCCTATTATCTGCCACTCACTTCAACTCCCCGGTTACCCTGAGGTCGTTCAAGGGTTTCTACATCTC
This genomic stretch from Opitutia bacterium ISCC 52 harbors:
- a CDS encoding DUF1552 domain-containing protein, which gives rise to MRNLLYFNRRQFLRNAGGLMALPFLNSLPMPLAAAKSIAEPRKRLVTVGTFLGMYPGEWHPTKDGNRVPKLLEPMMKHRSDFSVVSGVDHGIQGGHKGTPSFLSGVYQPEYIGESVMVRNTITLDQLAAKHLSKDSRFHSLQLGASEGKPTQTLSWDQNGVPLLPEADPTKVFERLFVSDLNPKEASKAMDLKRSVLDIVAQDAKSLQKEIGYEDREKVDSYFTSIRDVEKRIKRQQQWVNTPKPGVPPLTERPTTFHENLQLMFELAALALQHDSTRVVSFELPAGGLPIILNGEQLSGYHGQSHHGKDPNVLEELIKIEQMHMTCVSNFIDRLKGIDDGGASLFDRTQILFGSGLGNGSSHSNKNLPIMVAGGGLNHGKDLIYKEDTVPLCNLYVTMLQQAGIDINQFANSTGNLNHELA
- a CDS encoding DUF1080 domain-containing protein, whose amino-acid sequence is MKFPLKALLLPLLFAGVAVDQTSLTPSSPINLLGDPSFKDFTTQLHPERSLSTKREELWSINQEGILHGTGKAWGFIRTKTKYRDYHLVLEYKWGEHTYGYGADRSRGHARFGHFFNCRTTL
- the nhaC gene encoding Na+/H+ antiporter NhaC, yielding MTREAHKPVTFLQALFPVAGLIILLVYGLIIRPMVQWLQAFPLEIVFLSAAVLAISQLGYLGYSWLEIQDSIVKKLARAFPTILILFSIGMIIGSWIAAGTIPMLVYYGIKIIHPDFLYVIAFVVAAIFSTMTGTSWGSAGTVGLVLMGVAITVDANLAITAGAVIGGAFFGDKMSPLSDTTNVAALAVEVPLFEHIHAMMFTTIPSALMAGSLYFVLGFVYPVESSPEAIAQTAVILGGIKEMFNFNILLLLPVFIVLYGSIKRKATLPTLAGSSFVACILAVLLQQTTMADAVQSLYKGFDTSMAVWMTNVPEDMNTLFNRGGLYELNEPIVISIIVFIYVGSIDKIDAMPIIVKRVFSFAKSRAATILSSLASTTLINSITSNQMAASFVVGEAFQSTYKEKGIPKKVLSRSLEDAGTMIEPLVPWHTTAIYMGATLGVPVAQYWHWQFLSLINIVVAITLAITGIGCFYGSSKQVGKDENEK
- a CDS encoding PrsW family intramembrane metalloprotease, with amino-acid sequence MKNLRNQLYTLSRSRSFLWRLGTATIVTGLVLAYFARFVPASSDLSIQGRISSRLTANPTDLGLIIVQNSQVTDIVFEEVEKALKSGHSTTEDVLIDTPFIQLRLSSNDWPRYEKLLTDYLPQIEVDLVMLFMRSLGTDLEGATEQLEMMAAQEPPTRFANQILGQMASGENLFNKAYPHFTKEGEFPDAHWAREQAVINRDHVGDLNTLKELADNPLYADAFSPWIGADLAARQQDWPQLVKSVFLAQVDRTQTSSFVLATIAMVVWGIILLQLCQVTRFDKWTPVLCIIGLVLGVLSTTPTLIWVMLEDLHLPIDEGTEVVHAMVYYIATVGLREEVCKLLMFLPLVFILIKRGYHLEFLLVASFVGLGFAYSENFGYLSGSMGTAAAPRFLTANFLHISLTGMSGLYLCRGLGTRAYSLNDFFYIFGIAIVAHGLYDAFLVRPPLDDQGFVAMILFILFSRYYFKEARELRERMEPVVSLSATMSFGICLLTSVLLVYLGTQFNLGQAMELGLGSFLGSAIILFMFFREFGDTLTR